A region from the Lysobacter antibioticus genome encodes:
- a CDS encoding NAD+ synthase — protein sequence MSKTLRIALAQFDFPVGAVEKNAERIAAMIVEARDRHGADVVLFPELAVSGYPPEDLLLRPSFLADCEAALQRIAGTVRGIVAVVGWPQAAGAVVYNAASVLREGRVESTYRKRELPNYAVFDERRYFDVDPDGEACVFEVEGVSVGVVICEDLWFAEPLAATAAAGARLVLVPNASPFERDKHAQRDALMEVRAKETGVALVYLNVVGGQDALVFDGASVLADGDGHVHPAATAFEDHWLVADYRDEDRSFVPVAWPTEQDEGRDSLAWRAVVRGTRDYCRKNGFDKVWLGLSGGIDSSLVMAIAVDALGPENVVAVRMPSRYTADLSNDLAAEQCASQGVRLLALPIEKPFQGYLDTLAEVFAAKAVDVTEENLQSRTRGALLMAMSNKFGGLLLTTGNKSEYAVGYATIYGDMCGGYAPIKDLYKSEVFALARWRNAIAGAPVIPWAVIDRPPSAELRENQKDQDSLPPYDVLDAILLRHVDQEQSRDEIVSVGFDPATVDKVLRLVRISEWKRHQAAPGPKVSRRAFGRERRYPITNGYVG from the coding sequence ATGTCCAAGACCCTGCGCATCGCCCTGGCCCAGTTCGACTTCCCGGTCGGTGCGGTTGAAAAGAACGCCGAACGCATCGCGGCGATGATCGTCGAGGCCCGCGACCGGCACGGCGCCGACGTGGTGCTGTTTCCCGAGCTCGCGGTCAGCGGCTATCCGCCGGAAGACCTGCTGTTGCGGCCGAGTTTTCTCGCCGATTGCGAAGCCGCGCTGCAACGGATCGCCGGCACCGTGCGCGGCATCGTCGCCGTCGTCGGCTGGCCGCAGGCCGCCGGCGCGGTGGTCTACAACGCCGCCAGCGTGTTGCGCGAAGGGCGGGTGGAAAGCACTTACCGCAAGCGCGAACTGCCCAACTACGCGGTGTTCGACGAGCGCCGCTACTTCGACGTCGACCCCGACGGCGAGGCCTGCGTGTTCGAGGTCGAGGGGGTTTCGGTCGGCGTGGTGATCTGCGAAGACCTGTGGTTCGCCGAGCCGCTCGCCGCGACCGCGGCCGCCGGCGCCCGCCTGGTGCTGGTGCCGAATGCCTCTCCGTTCGAGCGCGACAAGCACGCCCAGCGCGACGCGCTGATGGAAGTGCGGGCGAAGGAAACCGGTGTGGCGCTGGTCTATCTCAATGTGGTCGGCGGCCAGGATGCCCTGGTGTTCGACGGCGCCTCGGTGCTTGCCGACGGCGACGGCCACGTCCATCCGGCCGCGACCGCGTTCGAGGATCATTGGCTGGTCGCCGACTATCGCGACGAAGACCGCAGCTTCGTGCCCGTGGCTTGGCCGACCGAGCAGGACGAAGGCCGCGACTCGTTGGCCTGGCGCGCGGTGGTGCGCGGCACCCGCGACTACTGTCGCAAGAACGGCTTCGACAAGGTCTGGCTGGGGCTGTCGGGCGGCATCGATTCCTCGCTGGTGATGGCGATCGCGGTCGATGCGCTCGGCCCGGAGAACGTCGTCGCAGTGCGCATGCCCTCGCGCTACACCGCCGATCTGTCCAACGACCTGGCCGCCGAGCAATGCGCGAGCCAGGGCGTGCGCCTGCTGGCCTTGCCGATCGAGAAGCCGTTCCAGGGCTATCTGGACACCCTGGCCGAAGTCTTCGCCGCCAAGGCGGTCGACGTCACCGAGGAAAACCTGCAGTCGCGTACCCGCGGCGCGCTGTTGATGGCGATGAGCAACAAGTTCGGCGGCCTGCTGCTGACCACCGGCAACAAGAGCGAGTACGCAGTCGGCTACGCCACCATCTACGGCGACATGTGCGGCGGTTATGCGCCGATCAAGGACCTATACAAGAGCGAGGTGTTCGCGCTCGCGCGCTGGCGCAACGCGATCGCCGGGGCGCCGGTGATCCCGTGGGCGGTGATCGATCGCCCGCCCTCGGCCGAGCTGCGCGAGAACCAGAAGGACCAGGATTCGTTGCCGCCCTACGACGTGCTCGACGCGATCCTGTTGCGCCATGTCGACCAGGAGCAGTCGCGCGACGAGATCGTCTCGGTCGGCTTCGACCCGGCGACGGTCGACAAGGTGCTGCGCCTGGTGCGCATCAGCGAATGGAAGCGGCACCAGGCCGCGCCGGGGCCGAAGGTCTCGCGGCGGGCGTTCGGTCGCGAGCGTCGCTATCCGATCACGAACGGTTACGTCGGTTGA
- a CDS encoding type II toxin-antitoxin system RelE/ParE family toxin, with amino-acid sequence MTRIVLSPGSAEDFARILDHLDRHEVDQREPRIEGILHAIDVLADNPLIGRVLEQDLRELVIGRDAQGYVALYRYLGEFDTVFIIAIRVQREAGYTHD; translated from the coding sequence GTGACCCGAATCGTCCTCTCGCCCGGCTCGGCGGAGGACTTCGCTCGGATTCTCGATCATCTGGACCGGCATGAGGTCGACCAGCGCGAACCGCGCATCGAGGGCATCCTGCATGCCATCGACGTATTGGCCGACAATCCTCTGATCGGGCGCGTGCTCGAGCAGGATCTGCGCGAATTGGTCATCGGCCGCGACGCCCAGGGATACGTCGCTCTGTATCGCTATCTCGGCGAGTTCGACACCGTTTTCATCATCGCCATTCGCGTCCAGCGCGAGGCTGGCTACACCCACGACTGA
- a CDS encoding CopG family ribbon-helix-helix protein, translating to MSTTTIRLTEELKARIARAAERSGTTPHGFILGALEEKVDEAERRRDFIGEAERRWQSFVADGQVIAWGDMREYLARRARGESPEPPAKKTFGRES from the coding sequence ATGTCCACCACCACCATCCGCTTGACCGAAGAACTCAAGGCGCGCATCGCCCGCGCCGCCGAGCGCAGCGGTACCACGCCGCACGGCTTCATCCTCGGGGCGCTTGAGGAGAAGGTCGACGAAGCCGAGCGTCGGCGCGACTTCATCGGCGAGGCCGAGCGCCGTTGGCAGAGCTTTGTTGCGGACGGGCAGGTGATCGCCTGGGGCGACATGCGTGAGTATCTCGCGCGCCGCGCACGCGGCGAAAGTCCGGAGCCGCCGGCCAAGAAGACCTTCGGGCGCGAATCGTGA